The sequence GAGCGCGACCTGCACGGCGGTCTCGACGTCGATGCTCTTCTTCGCCATCAACGTCTTCACCCGGTCGGAGGCGACCCGAGCCTGCTCTTGGTTCTGCACCCAGCACGTCTGTTTGCCCGTCGACTCGGCGGTCTTGCCCTTGACCAGGGAGAACCCGGCATCCGTCGCTGCGTATTCGCTGGCGGATACGCAGCCGCCGAGGGCTATCGGAAGAGCCAGCATTGCGACCAGTCTGATCCTGGCTCCCATCATGACGCGTCTCCTTCCGGAGCCTGCTCGTCATTCTGGTTGCGCCAGGGTTTGGGGTCGACCGGAGCGCGGTGGGTGTAGCCCGAGACCGGGCTGATATAGCGGAGGGGGCGGACTTCGGCCTGGGAGGCGGCGAGGTCGCCCGCAGCAATGACATCGGGAGGCAACGTGGTGGCGCATCCGCTCGCAAAAAGCGGCAGTGCGGCCACGAAAAACAAAGGTCTCATGGTGATATCCGAATAGGGAATTGCAGCGGCGATCGGAGCAAATCGCGCTCACGAACGCTCGTTAGACCCGTGATGACGGGTGGGTCCTGTTCAGATATTCGGGGGACGGTGCAGCGGCGGGAGTTCGCCGTATGTATGGGCGTCGTCGGCAAACTCCCGGATGGAGGCCACACGCGGACCGCCAGCCGTGTCAGCATCATTGACGATTGCCATGCTGACGCAGAAGCCCTTGCAGCAGTCCTGCTTCACGAGCTTCTGAGCGTCGTCGGGGGAGGATTGATGATCACCGTGCGCATGATCGGCAGGCGCCATTTCATGATGGTCATTGGACGCAACGATGTCGGGGTTCGCCCACGCTCCGTGCATGGCGGCGGAGGCAGTCGGCAGCGAGTATCCCGCCAGTGACATGACAATCACCAAGCGAAGCAGAATCAGCATCTTTTGCAATGTGATTCGAGGCATACCCATACCCGAGGACTACCATCGGTCCCGAAGTTGTCAATTGTCAGCTTCTATCCTCGACGCGATTCGCGTCTATTATGTGGCACCGCAGCAAACCGGCCTGACCGCCTACCGATGCTGATTGAAGGGTGTAAGGGTTCCAACGATGGCAAGGTCAAGCGAGAAAATGACCGAACGCAGAACGAGGCGTCCGTCGTTCTTGTCCCCGAACCCGTACGGGGCCCGATGACGAGCCTGAGCGCGTACATCGGCCTATTCCTGATCGCATTCGGAGCGGCGACGGTGCTGCCTTTCCAATCCGAGCCCCTGCTCGTCGGTCTTCTTGCGACCGGGAAATTCTCGGCCACGTGGCTGCTCGTCGTCGCCAGCATCGGCAATGTGCTGGGATCGGTCTGCAACTGGGTGCTTGGACGCTTCATTGATCGTTTTCACGACCGCGCATGGTTCCCGGTAAAGGCGTCCTCGTTGGAGAAGGCTGGCGGATGGTATCGGCGCTACGGCCGCTGGTCTCTGCTTCTTTCGTGGATGCCAATCTTCGGAGACGCACTGACTGTGCTGGCGGGTGTTTTGCGGGAGCCGTGGTGGTCCTTCCTGCTGCTGGTTACAATTGCGAAGACGGGTCGCTACCTTGTCCTGGCCGCAGCGACGCTCGGAACGCAGTCGGCACTCGGACTCTGATCGATCCTTCTGGTGCGGAACTTTCATATCGAAGCTTGGTTTGAGGCGCGGAAGGAATTGCGCCTCATGTCTGCTTTCAGAGCAGTTTCCCGGCTGATTGGAATTGCGGTTCTATGCCTCATGGTGGTGAACCTGCATGGCGCGGCGGCTGCTGCCGCCTTCCACACTGATCACCATTGCCCGTCCGTCTCGGAGCCGGGCCAGGTTTCTCCCAATACTATCCATCCGGCGAACTGCTGCACGAAGTTGCAGTGCTGTGCAGTTGTGGCGGATGTGACGTTCGCCAACCCGCAAGTTGCCATCTCCCACCTGCGGACTCCGCTTATGGACGAAGCCAGCCCATTCTTGCTCGTGCGGGCGCTCTACCCGCCGCCGAAGCCCACGTTCTCCTGAGCCGAAGATTGTCGCAACCAACAGGAGCGTGAAATGAAAACCGTTCTCAAGATCGCGGTCGCCGCTGCGGCTGTGCCGACCATCTTTCTAGCTGCAGCGCTTGCGGCATCCGCTCAGATGACGATGCCGGACGCATGCAAATCGGAGACGTCCGCAAGCGGCAGCATGCAGATGCAAGACGACGAAATGCACAAAGGGCAGATGGCCGAGTATCAGAAGGCACTGATGGGAGGTATGCAGGAGATGCATTCCGCCATGATGCCGGGAATGATGGCCCAGGATCCTGACGTGGCGTTCGTCTGCGGCATGATCGCCCACCACAGGGGGGCGATCAGCATGTCGGAAGTCGAGCTGAAATACGGCGACGATCAACAGGCCAGGTCGATGGCCGAGAAGATCATCGACGCGCAGAAAAAGGAAATCGAGGAGATGACCACCTGGGTGGAGGAACATGCCAAGTGATCCTTCCAGTCCTTCGAAAAGGAGAAGCGCCATGCATCATCAATCACCGGAAATGAAAGCCTGTATCGACAACTGCCTGGCCTGTTATCAGGAGTGCCTGTCGACGGCGATGAACCACTGCCTGGAACTGGGTGGCCAACACACCGAGCCCAAGCACTTCAGGCTGATTATGGCCTGCGCGGAAATCTGCCGGACGTCGGCGCATTTCATGCTCATAGGCTCCGAGCACCATAAGCACGTGTGCCGAGAATGCGCCGAAATCTGCGCCGAGTGCGCGGAGGACTGCGAGAGGATCGGCGACATGCAGAGCTGCGTCGACGCCTGCCGCCGCTGTGCCGAAAGCTGCCGAAAAATGGCGGCATGAACCTCCTACAGGCACGAGGGTCTCTCCTTGGGACGCTCGTGCCTTAAACGGCTGATCCTATTCGAATACTCCTCAGTCTCAGTGAATTCCCGATCACGCTCACCGACGACAGCGCCATAGCCGCTGCGGCGATGATTGGCGATAGCAGAAGCCCGAAAGCCGGATAAAGAATGCCAGCGGCGACGGGCACTCCGGCCGCGTTGTAGATGAAAGCGAAGAACAGGTTCTGCCGGATGTTCTTCATGGTAGCATGGCTGAGTTGCCGTGCCCGCACGATGCCCTGAAGATCGCCCTTCAGCAGCGTAACGCCTGCACTCTCGATGGCCACATCCGTTCCCGTTCCCATAGCGATGCCGACATCCGCGGCGGCAAGCGCCGGGGCGTCGTTGACGCCGTCTCCTGCCATGGCGACGATCCTGCCTTCGTTTCGCAGACGCGCGACGATCTCGCTCTTATGCTCCGGCAGGATTTCCGCCTCGACCTCCTCGATCCCAAGTTTCCGGGCAACGGCATTGGCGGTGGTCTTGTTGTCCCCCGTGAGCATGACCACCCGGATGCCGTCTTTTACCAACGCCTCGACCGCGGAGGCCGTCGTCGTCTTGATCGGATCCGAGATCGCGAAAAGTCCGCCGACGCGTCCGTCTATGGCGGCAAAGATCACGGTCGCTCCTTCACCCTGCAGGGCTTCCGCCTTTTCGGTGAGGGTGGACAGATCGACGTTTTTTTCGGCCATGATGTGGTGGCTTCCGACGATGAGCCTGCGTCCCTCAACCGACCCGGTGACGCCTTTGCCGACAGGACTGTCGAAGTCCTCCGCGGTGCCGAGAGCCAGGCCGCGTTCATTGGCGGCCTCGACGATTGCCGCCGCAAGCGGATGCTCGCTTGCCCGTTCCAAGGTGGCGGCCAGCCGCAGGAGTTCGTCCTCGGTGATCCCGTTCACGGCCGCAATCGACGTGACCTTGGGCTTTCCCTCCGTCAGGGTGCCGGTCTTGTCGATCACGACCGTATTGATCTTTTCGAAGCGTTCCAGTGCTTCGGCGTTCTTGATCAGCACACCGGCACGCGCGCCCTGTCCAACGCCGACCATGATCGACATCGGGGTCGCGAGACCAAGCGCGCAGGGGCAGGCGATGATCAGCACCGCGACCGCGGCGACCAGTCCGTGCGCAAAGCGTGGCTCTGGTCCCACCGTCATCCATGTGGCGAATGCGACAACCGCGATTAGGATGACAGCCGGCACAAACCAGCCGGAGACTTCGTCTGCCAAGCGCTGGATAGGGGCGCGCGAGCGCTGCGCATCGGCGACCATTCGCACGATCCGCGACAGCATGGTGTCGCGCCCGACCTTCCCGGCCTCCATCACGAAGCCGCCCGTTCGGTTCATCGTACCGCCGATCAGCTTGGCACCGACTTCCTTAGTGACGGGCATCGATTCTCCCGTGATCATCGATTCATCGACCGAACTGCGGCCCTCGATGAGGTTGCCGTCGACCGGGACCTTCTCGCCCGGACGAACACGCAGCCGGTCGCCGACAGCCACGGCTTCGAGTGGTACGTCCTCATCCATACCGTCGCTGCGGACGCGGCGGGCGGTCTTTGGCGCAAGGTCCAAAAGCGCCCGGATCGCACCTCCCGTCTGCTCGCGCGCCCGCAGTTCGAGAACCTGTCCGAGCAGGACCAGCACCGTGATGACGGCGGCCGCTTCGAAGTAGATCGCGACCGATCCCTCGTCAGCACGAAACGTCGTCGGGAAGAGGCCGGGGGCGACCGTCGCGACCACGCTGTAGACCCAGGCGACGCCTGTTCCCATTGCGATGAGCGTGAACATGTTGAGGTGCCGAGTAACGATGGACCGCCACGCCCGCTCGAAGAAGGGAGCGCCCGCCCACAAGACCACAGGCGTAGCGAAGACAAGCTGCAGCCAGTTCGATGTCTGCGAGTCGAGCAGCATATGCAGGTTGGTGAGATGGCCGCCCATTTCCAGGGCAAGCACCGGTATTGTCAGGGCGAGTCCGATCCAGAACCGGCGCCTCATATCGGAGAGTTCGGGGCTTGGCCCCGTTTCCGCGGTGACGACTTCCGGTTCAAGCGCCATGCCACAGATCGGGCAATTGCCGGGTCCGATCTGCCGCACCTGCGGATGCATCGGGCAGGTGTAGATCACATCGTCTCTTCCTGCCGTCTGCGGGCCTTCGGTACGAGCCCCGCTGGCGGCGCCGTGATGTGCATGATTATGGTGATCGTGTTCGTTGTGGTGCTTGTGCTCGTCCATTGTGGAACTCCGGGGTGCTACAGCGCCGTGCGTTCAGACGCACAAAGGTCGCTGTAGCACTTTGAATTGCTGCATGTTTTTATCCTTAAATCGGCTCCGATTTAAGGAAACATGCAGCAGGTGAGCGGCCTTGGCGTCCGCCGGCAAGGAGAGGACGCGACTTCGTTCGGCACTCTGTCACACAAAAGTTCGAGGAGGACCGAGAAGAGGCCTGGAGGTGCCGCCCGCGATCGACGTTTGCGGACCAGGATGCTGTTGGTCGCCGGAGTGCGGAAGGAACGCAATGAGGTATTCGCCTGTAAGGGCCGCATTGCACACGCTGCACACGCTCTTACAGCACGACACTTGATCGGCGGGCTGGAAATCGTTCTGGTGCCCTAGGTTGTCTTGCGTTTCAGCATGTTCGATGGAAGGACTGTCGCATTGCACGGAAGTAGCCAGAGCCATCGGCGCGAAAAGAAACATAATTGCGACCAAAACGACCAGCAATTCTCTCGCGCGGCTTCGAATGGTTTGGCTGACGGCGATCATGATCTCGCTCGATACTTGCCCCGCTATTCAAGCACAGTGTCTAGCGGTTGCAAGGCTCGCGTTGACTTTAAAATGGAAATGACGGGCGGGAACGAATGCCCGTAAACGGTAAGGTGACGCAAACGGCCATGCTCGCACTCGCGGTAGCCTCAACGGCGGCCGATCGCAATCCGGAGGCCCTCGGCCCTGGAATGCGCATGCGAGGCGGCGATGCCATGATGGGCGGTCCGCTCGCAAAGACAATCGATGCGAGGGATGCCGCGGCGATGTCCGCGGAGCACGCTTTTCACCTGATGCTGCAAACTTGTATCTCGTGTCACGCGAGGTTTCGCATCGAGACCGAGTAGCCGACGGCCTGTTCAACGGCCTCCCAGAAGCAGCAATGGGTGGGCGGCCGTGGAACTGACCTCGCTATACCCGGTTCCCGCGCTGGTTCTGATGTTTGCGCCAACCATATCGGGTCATGCCGCGCGGCTTATAGACCGAGAGCACCGTCGTCAGTAGCAGCACAACAAGGCCGCCAGCGGCGTGGACCACGAGTGAGTGTCTCAGATCGAGAAGATCGACGTTCGACAACGCCGCCTCGACGGCGGCTGCCGCGACATAGGTTATTCCGTCCATTTGGAGCAGCAGGACGATAGCGGTGAGGAGTGTCAGGAGGAATTTCGCGAGCACCCAGTAATATCGGAACAGGCCCCACGTGGTCCCGAGCGCCTGGACTAACCCGGTAAGAAACGACGCGAAAACCAGGGGGACTATGACGAGCCGTGCAACGGCGTCCATCGCGACATACGGGCTTCGCGCCGTTTGAGCATCCGCGCTACCAAGCCCGATCAGGCCGAGCGCAAGGAAGCACGCTACCGCGCCGAGTGAACTCACCGAGGAGATGATGTGGACGACGAGGATGAACTTGCGGAGGGCAGGAGGCATCGTCATGGGCGGTCACCTGCGGGCGGCATTTCGCCATTAGGCGACAGGTGGCGACCCGATCCGTGGGGACCGCCAATGTCAAAGGCAATCACAATCGCCGCCAGCAATATCATCACGGCGAAGACAATCCCGGAGATTTTCACCCAGCGCGGCATGCCGGGATAGTCGTCCCTATCCGCCATCCACTTTCGTCTCCCGCTGCTAGGTTTCGGCCAATCAGGCCCCGCGTAATTGAACACCGTCTCTGATACCGGATAAAATGGGCTGCCTGTGAACGGCAGCAAGCGGGAAAGCATGATTCTGGACAATGTCGCGATTTTGACCGGAAACAATGATGGAAACGCGCCGAATTGACCGCCGTGTCGCCCGGACGAGGAAATCGCTGCACCGCGCGCTGATTTCGCTCATTCTGGAGAAGAGCTATGAGTCGATCACTGTCGAGGACATCTGTCAGGCGGCCAATGTCGGTCGTTCCACCTTCTATCTCCACTATACGAGCAAGGACAATTTGAAGCGGAGCGGCCTGGACAGCTTGCGCAGAGAACTCACGGACAAAACCATTTCAAGACAGGCAGGCAGACGGCACGGCATTTTCGACTTCAGCCTCGCCATGTTCGAGCACGCCGGTGACCATATCGAACTCTATCGGGCGTTGGCCGGCGGGCGCGGCGGCGCGGTCGCTCTCGGCACGATCCGGCAGATCCTGTCCGACCTGGTGCGTGAAGAACTGGCGGTAAGGATGAATGAGGCCTCTTCCGAGGCCATCCCACATGAGCTCGTCGTCCAATATGTCGTCGGTGCCTATATGGCGGTGCTCACCTGGTGGCTCGACGGAGGAGCGAAGTTGCCACCCGAGCGGATCGATGCAATCTTCCGCCGGCTCGCGATGAAGGGCGTGACAACAGGCCTCGAACCTCGGAAATCGTAAATCCTCATTTCAAGGCGGCTACTCCAAACAGTGCATTGATCCCCGGACCCTTGCCACCCGACGGATTCGCGATCTCCTCAATAATCGGGCAATCCGGTCGATCATCGCCGTGGCAATGGTTCACGAGATATTTGAGGGTCTTGGTCATCTCCTGGATGGCGGCCGCCTTGCGTTCCAGTTCCGCAATGTGCTCCAGCGCAATGGCCTTCACGTCCGAACTGGCTCTGGATCGGTCGCGCCAAAGAGCCAGCAACTCTTTCATCTGCTCCACCGAAAATCCGAGATCGCGGGCGCGGCGGACGAACCGGAGGGTGTGAATATCGTTGTCGGCATAGGTGCGATAGCTGGATTCGGTCCGATGAGCCGGACTGATCAAACCGATCTGCTCGTAGTAGCGGATCATTTTCGAGGAGACGCCGCTCGCCTTCGAGGCTTGGCCTATGTTCATGTGTTCCTCCTTTCACTCGATTCTCATAAGTTAGAGCGGGATGTGGCACGCGCATACTTTTTGCTCATCCCGCTCGATCGCTCTCAGGCAGGGTTGACAGACCGCAGCCGCAGGGCGTTGCCGAGAACGAAGACGCTCGACATCGCCATCGCCGCCGCCGCGAATATCGGCGAGAGCAGCATGCCGTTCAGCGGGTAGAGCACGCCAGCCGCGACGGGAACGAGGCTGA is a genomic window of Sinorhizobium numidicum containing:
- a CDS encoding YqaA family protein; the encoded protein is MTSLSAYIGLFLIAFGAATVLPFQSEPLLVGLLATGKFSATWLLVVASIGNVLGSVCNWVLGRFIDRFHDRAWFPVKASSLEKAGGWYRRYGRWSLLLSWMPIFGDALTVLAGVLREPWWSFLLLVTIAKTGRYLVLAAATLGTQSALGL
- the copM gene encoding CopM family metallochaperone, with product MKTVLKIAVAAAAVPTIFLAAALAASAQMTMPDACKSETSASGSMQMQDDEMHKGQMAEYQKALMGGMQEMHSAMMPGMMAQDPDVAFVCGMIAHHRGAISMSEVELKYGDDQQARSMAEKIIDAQKKEIEEMTTWVEEHAK
- a CDS encoding four-helix bundle copper-binding protein; translated protein: MHHQSPEMKACIDNCLACYQECLSTAMNHCLELGGQHTEPKHFRLIMACAEICRTSAHFMLIGSEHHKHVCRECAEICAECAEDCERIGDMQSCVDACRRCAESCRKMAA
- a CDS encoding copper-transporting P-type ATPase, with protein sequence MDEHKHHNEHDHHNHAHHGAASGARTEGPQTAGRDDVIYTCPMHPQVRQIGPGNCPICGMALEPEVVTAETGPSPELSDMRRRFWIGLALTIPVLALEMGGHLTNLHMLLDSQTSNWLQLVFATPVVLWAGAPFFERAWRSIVTRHLNMFTLIAMGTGVAWVYSVVATVAPGLFPTTFRADEGSVAIYFEAAAVITVLVLLGQVLELRAREQTGGAIRALLDLAPKTARRVRSDGMDEDVPLEAVAVGDRLRVRPGEKVPVDGNLIEGRSSVDESMITGESMPVTKEVGAKLIGGTMNRTGGFVMEAGKVGRDTMLSRIVRMVADAQRSRAPIQRLADEVSGWFVPAVILIAVVAFATWMTVGPEPRFAHGLVAAVAVLIIACPCALGLATPMSIMVGVGQGARAGVLIKNAEALERFEKINTVVIDKTGTLTEGKPKVTSIAAVNGITEDELLRLAATLERASEHPLAAAIVEAANERGLALGTAEDFDSPVGKGVTGSVEGRRLIVGSHHIMAEKNVDLSTLTEKAEALQGEGATVIFAAIDGRVGGLFAISDPIKTTTASAVEALVKDGIRVVMLTGDNKTTANAVARKLGIEEVEAEILPEHKSEIVARLRNEGRIVAMAGDGVNDAPALAAADVGIAMGTGTDVAIESAGVTLLKGDLQGIVRARQLSHATMKNIRQNLFFAFIYNAAGVPVAAGILYPAFGLLLSPIIAAAAMALSSVSVIGNSLRLRSIRIGSAV
- a CDS encoding TetR/AcrR family transcriptional regulator, coding for MMETRRIDRRVARTRKSLHRALISLILEKSYESITVEDICQAANVGRSTFYLHYTSKDNLKRSGLDSLRRELTDKTISRQAGRRHGIFDFSLAMFEHAGDHIELYRALAGGRGGAVALGTIRQILSDLVREELAVRMNEASSEAIPHELVVQYVVGAYMAVLTWWLDGGAKLPPERIDAIFRRLAMKGVTTGLEPRKS
- the cueR gene encoding Cu(I)-responsive transcriptional regulator, which translates into the protein MNIGQASKASGVSSKMIRYYEQIGLISPAHRTESSYRTYADNDIHTLRFVRRARDLGFSVEQMKELLALWRDRSRASSDVKAIALEHIAELERKAAAIQEMTKTLKYLVNHCHGDDRPDCPIIEEIANPSGGKGPGINALFGVAALK